The proteins below come from a single Parageobacillus toebii NBRC 107807 genomic window:
- a CDS encoding permease — MARILRSKWKDFIDELFTFKWIIFGMIIYIYGSRSKEQLYYFSVQTKLSLNKWDLLHSFLSDIYLILYFILPVLLYRSISIIISDFEYTILIRLGSYRSWVYQTLNKFVQSLSIATIVWGAVSGLLLIGAPSFAGWSPFSKLDGSLSETQILQKFIDTPFLALLLHLSLLILSLICIHFILAIIYVKSQRKGIVIFIAVFIWVYSGVSFKLLPSHAYLFNLCNYLILHSGAAQFGNIWGPFAIVIGLATLIVWSVNRIDLNTKIFSKLRYNWGYIIFFALIVIALWSGMREKLGKTIWDQFIFMFIGGSNHTFSLKSFLSYWVIYFGFIYLIQLYLQRELSEIGYYKLLRYRSISKWFWEWYRKIMIYIAFYLLILALFSLLLSSLKRFSFDFYISVDNSITIFEVFYHFFVNGYLQVLFYVLFVFIISWLSKEIFYSLLAICILSIFMFPGLNNWLIIPSGLNSIGYILSDHSIYRISVVLSLWNILGIIFVLYIFHKKDIDL, encoded by the coding sequence ATGGCTAGGATATTAAGAAGTAAATGGAAAGATTTCATCGACGAACTATTTACATTCAAATGGATTATCTTTGGAATGATTATTTACATATATGGATCAAGAAGCAAAGAACAATTATATTATTTTTCAGTTCAAACAAAATTATCGTTGAACAAGTGGGACTTGTTGCATAGCTTTCTTAGTGATATTTATCTTATTTTGTATTTCATTTTACCTGTTTTACTATACCGTTCTATTTCGATTATCATATCTGATTTTGAGTACACGATTCTTATACGATTAGGTTCTTATCGAAGTTGGGTGTATCAAACATTAAATAAATTTGTTCAAAGCCTCAGTATAGCAACGATAGTTTGGGGAGCAGTGAGTGGGCTTTTATTAATTGGCGCTCCTTCTTTTGCAGGTTGGAGTCCGTTTAGTAAGCTTGATGGTTCTCTAAGTGAAACACAAATATTGCAAAAATTTATAGATACACCCTTTTTAGCATTGTTATTACATCTTTCGTTACTCATTCTAAGTTTGATTTGTATCCACTTTATTCTAGCCATCATTTATGTAAAATCACAAAGAAAAGGTATTGTCATATTCATTGCGGTTTTCATATGGGTATATAGTGGAGTGTCATTTAAACTTCTTCCTAGTCATGCTTATTTATTCAATTTGTGCAATTACCTCATTTTACATTCGGGGGCTGCACAGTTCGGTAATATATGGGGACCGTTCGCAATTGTAATAGGATTGGCGACGTTGATTGTATGGAGTGTAAATCGAATAGATTTAAATACGAAAATATTTAGTAAATTGCGATATAACTGGGGCTATATCATTTTTTTTGCACTGATTGTCATAGCATTATGGTCCGGTATGCGAGAAAAGTTAGGAAAAACCATTTGGGATCAATTTATTTTCATGTTTATAGGCGGTTCAAACCACACATTTAGTTTAAAGTCATTTTTGTCTTATTGGGTTATATATTTTGGTTTTATCTATTTAATACAATTGTATTTACAAAGGGAATTGTCGGAAATTGGTTATTATAAGCTTTTGCGTTATCGCTCTATAAGTAAGTGGTTTTGGGAATGGTATCGCAAAATAATGATATATATTGCATTCTATTTGTTAATATTGGCATTATTTTCTTTGTTGCTCTCTTCTTTGAAACGTTTTTCTTTTGATTTCTATATTTCTGTTGATAACTCTATTACGATATTCGAGGTATTTTATCATTTTTTTGTCAATGGTTATCTACAAGTTCTCTTCTATGTGTTATTTGTGTTTATTATTTCTTGGCTAAGCAAAGAAATTTTTTATAGTCTATTGGCTATTTGTATACTTTCGATCTTTATGTTTCCAGGTCTTAATAATTGGTTAATCATTCCATCTGGATTGAATAGTATTGGCTATATATTAAGCGATCACTCTATTTATCGTATAAGTGTGGTTCTATCTTTATGGAATATTTTAGGAATAATTTTTGTGTTGTATATTTTTCATAAAAAAGACATTGATTTATAA
- a CDS encoding ABC transporter ATP-binding protein yields the protein MPHIQLNQVSKSFKGVTIFENMNFAVEKGKIYGIIGPNGSGKSVLFKLICGFIFPDHGSVIVDGEELGTNKRFPNNFGIIIDRPGYIAGKTGFDNLKALALIRNKINDDKIKKTMKMVGLNPESTQKVKHYSLGMKQKLALAQAIMEDQQTLILDEPFNALDAESVENIRNLLRKFKQEGRTILLTSHNQEDIDILCDEVYRINHFKLEKVK from the coding sequence TTGCCACATATACAACTGAATCAAGTCAGTAAATCTTTTAAAGGGGTAACGATTTTTGAAAATATGAATTTTGCAGTGGAAAAGGGGAAAATTTATGGAATTATTGGTCCTAACGGTTCTGGCAAGTCAGTATTATTCAAACTAATATGCGGATTTATATTTCCTGATCACGGTAGTGTGATCGTGGATGGGGAAGAGTTGGGTACCAATAAACGGTTTCCGAATAATTTTGGGATTATCATTGATCGGCCTGGATATATAGCGGGAAAGACAGGGTTTGATAATTTAAAAGCATTAGCCCTAATTAGAAACAAAATTAATGATGACAAAATAAAGAAAACGATGAAGATGGTTGGATTAAATCCAGAATCGACACAAAAGGTAAAACATTACTCGCTTGGAATGAAACAAAAGCTTGCCCTTGCTCAAGCCATTATGGAAGATCAACAAACACTTATTTTAGATGAACCATTTAATGCTTTGGATGCTGAAAGCGTTGAAAATATCCGCAATTTACTCCGAAAATTCAAGCAAGAAGGGAGAACTATTTTGCTTACCAGCCATAATCAAGAGGATATTGATATTCTTTGTGATGAAGTTTACAGAATCAACCATTTTAAACTTGAAAAAGTGAAGTAA
- a CDS encoding undecaprenyldiphospho-muramoylpentapeptide beta-N-acetylglucosaminyltransferase, translating into MNKKIILTGGGTAGHVMVNLALIPKLKEQGWDIAYIGSHQGIERELISKVEGVPYFPISTGKLRRYFDWNNFKDPFKVLKGTFQAYRIIKKEKPSIVFSKGGFVSVPVIIGAWLNGVPSIIHESDITPGLANKIAMPFATKICVTFPETLRHVKEEKGIYIGAVVREELKRGNADKGREYCQFEKGKPVLLVMGGSLGSKRINDALRANLQTLLDDFQIVHICGKGNVDPQWTNKKGYKQFEYVHEELPHLMAMADIVLSRAGANSIFEFLALRKPMLLIPLSKEASRGDQILNARSFEKSGYAEVLMEENLTNKSLRNAIYHLYQNKDRYRQNMDRSDAGDALQKLLTLIEEARKS; encoded by the coding sequence TTGAATAAAAAAATTATTCTTACCGGCGGCGGAACAGCCGGGCACGTGATGGTCAATTTAGCGCTCATTCCCAAGCTAAAAGAACAAGGCTGGGATATCGCATATATCGGTTCCCACCAAGGTATTGAGCGCGAACTAATTTCGAAGGTGGAAGGCGTGCCTTATTTTCCGATTTCGACAGGAAAACTACGCCGCTATTTCGACTGGAACAACTTTAAAGATCCATTTAAAGTCCTCAAAGGTACATTTCAAGCGTACCGCATCATTAAAAAAGAAAAGCCGAGCATCGTATTTTCCAAAGGTGGATTCGTTTCCGTCCCCGTCATTATCGGCGCATGGTTAAATGGCGTCCCATCCATCATCCACGAGTCCGATATTACCCCGGGACTTGCCAATAAAATTGCGATGCCGTTTGCGACCAAAATTTGCGTCACGTTTCCAGAAACACTCCGCCATGTCAAAGAAGAAAAAGGGATTTACATTGGCGCGGTGGTGCGTGAAGAATTAAAACGAGGAAACGCCGACAAAGGGCGGGAGTACTGCCAATTTGAAAAAGGGAAACCCGTTCTTCTCGTCATGGGCGGAAGTTTAGGCTCGAAGCGGATTAACGATGCACTGCGCGCCAATTTACAAACGCTTCTTGATGATTTTCAAATCGTCCACATTTGCGGAAAAGGAAATGTCGACCCTCAATGGACGAACAAAAAAGGCTACAAACAGTTTGAGTACGTTCATGAAGAGCTTCCTCATCTGATGGCAATGGCGGATATCGTCTTATCACGAGCTGGCGCAAACTCCATTTTCGAGTTTCTCGCCTTGCGCAAACCGATGCTGCTCATTCCTCTTTCCAAAGAAGCAAGCCGCGGCGACCAAATTTTAAACGCCCGCTCTTTTGAAAAATCCGGCTACGCGGAAGTGCTGATGGAAGAAAACTTAACGAACAAATCACTGCGCAATGCTATTTATCATCTTTACCAAAACAAAGACCGCTACCGGCAAAACATGGATCGGTCCGACGCGGGAGATGCACTGCAAAAGTTGCTGACGTTGATTGAGGAAGCAAGGAAAAGTTAA
- a CDS encoding polysaccharide deacetylase family protein produces MLWIVLFAGVMILYGIVPTVLIRKTNFRIYRKGTQPGMIALTFDDGPDPYYTPRLLDLLKKHQVKATFFVVGKKAKQYPYIVKRMHDEGHEIGMHNYRHISNWFIFPPFLEKGLQKSADIIEQIVGTRPMYYRPPWGHFNLFTPFLQKKYSTVMWTDILGDWNAKIGTMELFNRLKNSMKDGAVIVLHDSGKTFGADELAPEQMLSALELLLKEEEAKNMRWVTITDLLNEQTNKQISSI; encoded by the coding sequence ATGCTATGGATCGTTTTGTTCGCTGGAGTAATGATATTATACGGCATCGTTCCAACAGTTCTTATTCGAAAAACAAATTTTCGCATTTACCGCAAAGGGACACAACCAGGAATGATCGCGTTAACGTTCGATGACGGTCCCGACCCATATTATACACCGAGACTGTTAGATTTGTTGAAAAAACATCAAGTGAAGGCAACCTTTTTCGTTGTTGGGAAAAAGGCGAAGCAATACCCTTATATTGTGAAACGAATGCATGATGAAGGCCATGAAATTGGGATGCATAACTATCGACATATAAGCAATTGGTTTATTTTCCCTCCTTTTTTAGAAAAAGGATTGCAAAAATCCGCGGATATTATTGAACAAATTGTTGGAACGCGGCCGATGTATTATCGTCCGCCGTGGGGGCATTTTAATTTGTTCACCCCGTTTTTGCAGAAAAAATATTCGACGGTGATGTGGACGGACATTCTTGGCGATTGGAATGCCAAAATTGGTACAATGGAATTGTTTAATCGGCTGAAAAATAGCATGAAAGATGGAGCGGTGATTGTTCTTCATGACAGCGGGAAAACGTTTGGCGCTGATGAATTGGCTCCAGAACAAATGCTTTCGGCGTTGGAATTGTTATTGAAGGAAGAAGAAGCGAAAAATATGCGCTGGGTGACGATTACAGATTTGCTGAACGAGCAAACTAATAAACAAATTTCATCGATATAA
- a CDS encoding DedA family protein, with protein MDTSILFSYVQSYGYVIIFLFLFFGIVGIPAPEESLLFFLGIVIARKQLLWEYCFIVSWGGVVIGMIVAYGIGRFLGAPFIKRYGKYVGIKEEKWERTRKLFHRYGKWVILFGYYVPGVRQISPYMAGVIRFPFRLFLLLASVGAAIWVIPIIVVGMLLGQHVQIPLIYFPMIGIVLFLLFLLGVWVGQQFRKKSFEN; from the coding sequence ATGGATACGAGCATTCTTTTTTCGTACGTGCAATCATATGGATATGTGATTATTTTTCTGTTTCTGTTTTTTGGCATTGTCGGCATTCCCGCTCCGGAAGAGAGTTTGCTGTTTTTTCTAGGGATTGTTATTGCCAGGAAGCAGCTGTTATGGGAATATTGTTTTATCGTAAGCTGGGGCGGTGTTGTTATAGGAATGATCGTCGCCTACGGCATCGGCCGTTTTTTAGGAGCGCCATTTATTAAAAGGTACGGAAAGTATGTAGGAATAAAAGAGGAAAAATGGGAGCGAACACGAAAGTTGTTTCATCGATATGGAAAATGGGTCATTTTGTTTGGCTATTACGTCCCCGGCGTTCGGCAAATTTCGCCATATATGGCTGGTGTGATCCGCTTTCCTTTCCGTTTGTTTTTATTGCTTGCATCCGTTGGCGCAGCGATATGGGTGATTCCCATCATCGTTGTTGGAATGCTGCTTGGTCAACATGTGCAAATTCCACTGATTTATTTTCCGATGATCGGGATTGTTTTATTTTTGTTGTTTCTGCTTGGAGTGTGGGTTGGACAGCAATTTCGCAAAAAATCTTTTGAAAATTAA
- a CDS encoding MGDG synthase family glycosyltransferase, which produces MMKILVLPLFQMSTGHHKVADTLIDFLQRQFQDIYCKKIDFLSYCNELMEKMVSEMYLRWIRSHPASYHRVYKAFMYYDVHRLEFVSFEPWLPYFENKMKKMLEKEKPTLIICTHSFPSRILQRLKRKKLIQIPVINVYTDFFINSVWGKRDIDYHFVPHADAKKELMTKYHIDEKRIIVTGIPVHEVFMTKHSELRGKRRPFHLLLAGGNQGLGNIVDFFKKVEDSRLFRYSVLCGTNKKLYDEIASWKHPHIRPFSYISSPQEMNRLYNEVDAVITKPGGVTVSEVLHKQLPVFTVGYLPGQEQINLQYLEKHGLIYNLTGFRYYERKIIHVLTDEIEKNHFYRRVHEYFSQIEKTAQDALKEIVAMYQGQYRALWK; this is translated from the coding sequence ATGATGAAAATTCTTGTATTACCATTGTTCCAAATGAGCACAGGCCATCATAAAGTAGCCGATACGTTGATTGATTTTCTGCAAAGGCAATTTCAAGATATATACTGTAAAAAAATCGACTTTTTAAGCTATTGTAATGAACTGATGGAAAAAATGGTTTCTGAAATGTATTTACGATGGATTCGCTCTCATCCAGCTTCCTATCATCGTGTTTATAAGGCGTTTATGTACTATGATGTTCATCGGTTAGAATTCGTTTCTTTTGAGCCATGGCTGCCTTATTTTGAAAATAAAATGAAAAAAATGTTGGAGAAGGAGAAACCGACACTCATTATTTGCACTCATTCGTTCCCATCGCGCATTTTGCAACGGCTAAAGCGGAAGAAGCTGATTCAAATACCAGTAATCAACGTATATACCGATTTTTTTATCAATAGCGTATGGGGGAAACGGGACATCGACTATCATTTTGTTCCACATGCGGACGCAAAAAAGGAGTTAATGACGAAATATCATATTGATGAAAAACGAATTATTGTGACAGGTATTCCCGTCCATGAAGTGTTTATGACGAAACATTCCGAGCTGAGGGGGAAAAGACGCCCGTTTCATTTGCTGTTGGCGGGAGGAAACCAAGGACTAGGCAATATTGTCGATTTTTTTAAGAAAGTAGAAGATTCCCGTTTATTTCGCTATTCGGTACTATGTGGAACGAACAAAAAGTTATATGATGAAATCGCAAGCTGGAAGCATCCACATATTCGCCCTTTCTCATACATATCTAGCCCACAAGAGATGAATCGTTTGTATAACGAAGTAGATGCGGTAATTACAAAACCAGGCGGCGTTACGGTAAGTGAAGTGCTGCATAAACAATTGCCTGTTTTTACGGTTGGTTACTTGCCTGGTCAAGAACAAATTAATTTGCAATATCTTGAAAAACATGGATTGATTTATAATTTGACAGGGTTTCGTTATTACGAACGAAAAATCATTCATGTACTCACAGATGAAATAGAAAAAAATCATTTTTATCGACGGGTGCATGAATATTTTTCACAGATTGAAAAAACGGCGCAAGACGCATTAAAAGAGATTGTGGCAATGTATCAAGGACAATACCGCGCTCTCTGGAAATAG
- a CDS encoding D-alanine--D-alanine ligase, with translation MKTRVGILYGGKSPEHNVSLSTAMAVMNAIDKNKFDVIPIYITTEGQWIKGERLTGKVNDIKQLQFQSDAKAIIPVALNQTPAVADGKKQEEAVVDVIFPLLHGPNGEDGTVQGLLELLNIPYVGNGVLASAVGMDKVVMKNLFAQAGLRQAKYVSFTKREWSRNEEAAYDKVEQELGYPCFVKPANAGSSVGITKCKQRDDLKAAFAEAFKYDRKIIVEEAIVGREIEIGVIGNDDPICSVVGEIVPKKEFYDYQAKYEDGNTELIIPADVTKEQYETIKQMAITAFKALDLSGLVRADFFLTEDGEAYINEINTMPGFTPYSMFPLLWKHSGISYSELIERLVQLAIERHEEKQTITYTFEK, from the coding sequence ATGAAAACGAGAGTTGGAATTTTATACGGAGGCAAATCGCCTGAGCATAACGTATCTTTATCAACGGCGATGGCGGTGATGAATGCCATTGATAAAAATAAATTTGACGTCATCCCGATTTATATTACAACTGAAGGACAGTGGATCAAGGGAGAACGGTTGACTGGAAAAGTAAATGATATAAAGCAATTGCAGTTTCAATCTGACGCAAAAGCCATTATACCGGTAGCGTTAAATCAAACACCGGCGGTTGCGGACGGGAAAAAGCAAGAGGAAGCGGTAGTGGATGTCATTTTTCCATTATTGCATGGACCGAACGGAGAAGATGGCACGGTGCAAGGGTTGCTTGAGCTCCTTAATATTCCATACGTTGGAAACGGTGTGCTTGCCTCCGCAGTCGGGATGGATAAAGTGGTGATGAAAAACTTATTTGCGCAAGCAGGATTACGTCAGGCAAAATACGTATCGTTTACGAAGCGGGAATGGAGTAGAAACGAAGAAGCGGCTTATGACAAGGTGGAACAAGAGCTTGGATACCCTTGTTTCGTCAAGCCGGCGAATGCGGGATCAAGCGTCGGGATTACGAAATGCAAGCAGCGCGATGATTTAAAAGCGGCTTTTGCTGAGGCGTTTAAGTATGATCGAAAAATTATTGTTGAGGAAGCGATTGTTGGGCGTGAAATCGAAATCGGCGTCATCGGCAACGATGATCCAATTTGTTCGGTTGTTGGAGAAATTGTCCCGAAAAAAGAATTTTACGATTATCAAGCGAAATATGAAGACGGTAATACGGAATTAATTATTCCGGCAGACGTTACAAAAGAACAGTATGAAACGATTAAACAAATGGCGATTACCGCGTTTAAGGCGCTTGACCTTTCTGGACTCGTACGAGCCGACTTTTTCTTAACGGAAGATGGCGAAGCGTATATTAATGAAATTAATACAATGCCTGGGTTTACACCGTATAGTATGTTTCCTTTGTTATGGAAACATAGCGGCATTTCCTATTCAGAACTGATTGAACGTCTTGTACAATTAGCGATCGAACGTCATGAAGAAAAGCAAACAATCACGTATACGTTTGAGAAATAA
- a CDS encoding UDP-N-acetylmuramoyl-tripeptide--D-alanyl-D-alanine ligase, producing MITRTLRDIQSMVDGRGLAAGFFDIMVHGVSTDTRTIQQGNLYVPLKGAKFNGHAFVQDALDKGASAVLWAETEGTPPRDVPVIIVDDTLRALQRLAHRYRKQLSVKVIGITGSNGKTTTKDMVASLLATTYKVQKTEGNLNNHIGVPLTLLRLEEDTEMAVVEMGMSNFGEIELLSNIAEPDAAVITNIGESHLQELGSREGIAQAKLEILSGLKKNGLFVYHGDEPLLVNRVPDLPLPEHVLRFGQGSENDYYPKAVHVQANGTTFTIHQAPNRSFFLPILGKHHVYNALAAIAVARFFHVSWEKIQEAFSQLQVTRMRMELIETKKGWTIINDAYNANPTSMKAALQLLHELTGYEKKIAVLGDMLELGDQEAEFHREIGAMLRPEMVDYVFTYGALARHIALAAQPFFPDGRVKAYEDKQSLAKDLLAVVSSGDVILLKASRGMKLEELLPDLQ from the coding sequence ATGATCACTCGTACATTGCGCGATATACAGTCGATGGTGGACGGACGCGGTTTAGCGGCCGGCTTTTTCGACATAATGGTTCATGGGGTTTCAACAGATACGCGAACGATTCAACAAGGCAATTTGTACGTTCCATTAAAAGGAGCTAAGTTTAACGGCCATGCGTTTGTCCAAGATGCGCTCGATAAGGGCGCGAGCGCTGTGCTTTGGGCGGAAACGGAAGGAACCCCGCCGAGAGACGTACCGGTGATTATCGTGGACGACACGTTGCGCGCGCTCCAGCGCCTCGCGCATCGGTATCGCAAGCAGCTTTCGGTAAAAGTCATCGGCATTACGGGAAGCAATGGCAAAACGACGACAAAGGATATGGTGGCATCATTATTAGCAACCACCTATAAAGTACAAAAGACGGAAGGAAATTTGAACAATCATATTGGCGTACCATTGACATTGCTCCGCTTGGAAGAAGACACAGAGATGGCTGTCGTCGAAATGGGAATGAGCAATTTTGGCGAAATCGAATTATTATCTAACATCGCCGAGCCGGATGCGGCAGTTATTACAAATATTGGCGAATCGCATTTGCAAGAACTAGGTTCACGCGAAGGGATTGCTCAAGCAAAATTAGAAATTTTATCGGGTTTAAAAAAGAACGGCCTTTTTGTTTATCATGGAGATGAGCCGTTGCTGGTGAACCGGGTTCCAGACTTGCCGCTGCCTGAGCACGTCTTGAGATTTGGGCAAGGAAGCGAAAACGATTATTATCCGAAAGCGGTCCATGTACAGGCCAATGGCACTACGTTTACCATTCATCAGGCGCCAAATCGCTCCTTTTTCCTTCCGATTTTAGGGAAGCATCATGTATATAACGCGTTGGCTGCTATCGCTGTAGCTCGCTTTTTTCACGTAAGCTGGGAGAAGATTCAAGAAGCATTTTCACAATTGCAAGTGACGCGTATGCGCATGGAATTAATCGAAACAAAGAAAGGCTGGACGATTATTAATGACGCGTATAACGCTAACCCAACATCGATGAAAGCGGCGTTGCAGTTACTTCACGAATTGACGGGATATGAGAAAAAGATTGCTGTATTAGGAGACATGCTGGAGCTTGGCGATCAAGAAGCGGAGTTTCATCGGGAAATCGGCGCGATGCTGCGGCCGGAAATGGTCGATTATGTATTTACGTATGGAGCGTTAGCACGCCATATTGCGCTCGCGGCACAGCCGTTTTTTCCAGATGGACGCGTGAAAGCATATGAAGATAAGCAGTCTTTGGCAAAAGACTTGCTTGCGGTTGTTTCCTCTGGCGATGTGATTTTGCTGAAGGCTTCACGTGGAATGAAGCTAGAAGAGTTGCTTCCTGATTTGCAATAA
- a CDS encoding alpha/beta hydrolase — MIGCLCIHGFTGSPDEVAPLAEYLQKRTDWVIKTPTLPGHGKRLQLKGITYDQWFQAAERELQALMEICETVYVIGFSMGGVIAVYLAEKYKIDKLVLLSAAFYYVNPRQLIKDIHEIVRDGWRRRFRENPLFIRYKNKILATPLTAILEFRKLVNEVRPRLPNVHIPALIVQGEKDAIVPMKSAHYLYNKIGSSQKKLLLLRESYHHVCHGPDRYLLFCEVEKFLRENKLENGIY; from the coding sequence ATGATTGGGTGTCTATGTATACACGGATTTACGGGAAGCCCTGATGAAGTAGCTCCGCTGGCGGAATATTTACAAAAACGAACGGACTGGGTGATCAAAACGCCGACACTTCCCGGACATGGAAAGCGGCTGCAACTAAAAGGAATTACTTATGATCAATGGTTTCAAGCGGCAGAAAGGGAATTGCAAGCATTAATGGAAATATGCGAAACGGTTTATGTCATCGGCTTTTCGATGGGTGGAGTAATCGCGGTATATTTGGCGGAAAAATATAAGATTGACAAGCTTGTGCTATTAAGCGCCGCTTTTTATTATGTCAATCCGCGTCAATTAATAAAAGATATCCATGAAATCGTTCGTGATGGATGGAGGAGGCGTTTTCGCGAAAATCCGCTTTTTATCCGTTACAAAAATAAAATTTTAGCAACGCCGCTTACAGCCATATTAGAGTTCCGAAAATTAGTCAATGAAGTCCGGCCGCGTTTGCCTAATGTACATATTCCGGCGCTGATTGTTCAAGGTGAAAAAGACGCTATCGTTCCAATGAAAAGCGCCCATTATTTATATAATAAGATCGGTTCATCGCAAAAAAAGCTGTTATTGTTACGAGAATCATACCATCACGTCTGCCACGGCCCTGACCGATATCTATTGTTTTGCGAAGTAGAAAAATTTTTACGGGAAAATAAGTTAGAAAATGGTATTTATTGA
- a CDS encoding rhomboid family intramembrane serine protease, which yields MFARMENAHTFFRFYPAVSILVALHVVIWFTFFLRIPIAEPLWEKMIGFNAAVQNGEYWRLVSPLVLHVRFEHMIINSISLILFGPALEKMLGKSKFLLLYIGSGICANIATFFVLPAMYSHAGASGAIFGLFGMYGYLIVFRRDIIETQHARLLFAVICISLFISFTAPNVNMVAHLFGFLGGGIIAPFISSHLHPHQPFLLHR from the coding sequence ATGTTTGCGCGCATGGAAAATGCCCATACATTTTTTCGGTTTTACCCTGCCGTTTCCATCCTTGTCGCCCTTCACGTAGTGATTTGGTTCACGTTTTTTTTACGCATTCCTATAGCCGAGCCATTATGGGAAAAAATGATTGGTTTTAATGCCGCTGTACAGAACGGGGAGTATTGGCGGTTAGTAAGCCCGCTTGTTTTACATGTACGGTTTGAACATATGATAATTAACTCCATTTCTCTTATTTTATTCGGACCTGCTTTAGAAAAAATGTTAGGGAAAAGCAAGTTTCTGCTTCTTTATATTGGCAGTGGAATATGCGCCAACATTGCAACATTTTTTGTTCTGCCAGCGATGTATAGTCACGCTGGAGCTTCTGGAGCCATTTTCGGTCTGTTCGGCATGTATGGATACTTGATCGTATTTCGCCGTGATATAATCGAAACACAACACGCGCGACTTCTTTTTGCCGTCATATGTATTAGCCTATTTATCTCATTTACTGCCCCTAATGTAAATATGGTCGCTCACCTGTTTGGTTTTTTAGGCGGTGGGATCATTGCTCCTTTCATTTCTTCCCATCTGCATCCACATCAGCCTTTTCTTCTTCATCGCTAA
- the acpS gene encoding holo-ACP synthase, with the protein MIIGIGIDIVELKRIEQLMMKNEKFIDRILTEEEKGIFFQLSPKRKVEFLAGRFAAKEAYAKAIGTGIGKNVSFHDIQIMNDDNGKPIVVSNGKDCRIHVSISHSRDYAIAQVIIERLS; encoded by the coding sequence ATGATTATCGGGATTGGCATCGATATTGTAGAATTAAAACGGATTGAACAACTAATGATGAAAAATGAAAAATTTATTGATCGAATTTTAACGGAGGAAGAAAAAGGGATTTTTTTTCAATTATCACCGAAACGAAAAGTAGAATTTTTGGCAGGGCGGTTTGCGGCAAAAGAGGCATATGCAAAAGCGATTGGAACAGGAATCGGAAAGAATGTATCATTTCATGATATCCAAATTATGAATGACGATAACGGAAAACCGATCGTTGTTTCAAATGGGAAGGATTGCCGCATTCACGTTTCGATCTCTCATAGCCGCGATTATGCGATTGCTCAAGTCATTATTGAGCGCTTGTCATAG